The proteins below come from a single Maylandia zebra isolate NMK-2024a linkage group LG23, Mzebra_GT3a, whole genome shotgun sequence genomic window:
- the LOC112430385 gene encoding G2/M phase-specific E3 ubiquitin-protein ligase-like, translating into MTPLSDMSSDDEELNQAILASLQSERTSSCLVSAKDILEELSAKVNQQKKCKFNINRSTVLDGAIRGFKRATYDPCHTISVRFSDDMGVPEEAVDLGGPRREFLRLLIEALPLSPMFEGEEGKMNLALDSAAMREDRYFIAGRAIAVSLVHGGPPAGFLSPTLFSCLVDGPDLAKPVLEDVADSDLREKIKRVKECKSFEDLIVATEPLQEYLANAGCLRPLRRLEDKDLLIHDIIMFQVIHRVRGPSERYTMPPKVTASHEKCRFGTYTFDDVNNLK; encoded by the exons ATGACTCCACTATCTGACATGTCTTCTGATGATGAGGAACTTAACCAGGCTATACTAGCAAGCCTGCAGAGCGAAAG GACTTCAAGTTGTTTGGTATCAGCAAAAGATATTTTGGAGGAACTTTCTGCAAAAGTAAACCAACAGAAGAAATGCAAGTTCAACATTAATAGATCAACAGTCCTGGATGGAGCAATTAGAGGTTTTAAACGAGCAACATATGATCCATGCCACACAATTTCTGTCAGGTTTTCTGACGATATGGGAGTACCTGAAGAGGCTGTTGACTTGGGTGGACCAAGAAGAGAATTTCTAAGACTTCTGATCGAAGCTTTGCCCCTGTCTCCAATGTTTGAGGGTGAAGAAGGCAAAATGAACTTGGCGCTTGATAGTGCTG CCATGAGGGAGGACAGGTACTTCATTGCAGGCAGAGCCATTGCAGTAAGCCTTGTACATGGTGGTCCACCAGCAGGCTTTCTGTCCCCAACACTCTTCTCTTGCCTTGTTGATGGCCCAGATTTGGCTAAACCAGTTTTAGAAGATGTTGCCGATAGTGACCTGCGTGAAAAAATTAAAAGG gtTAAAGAGTGTAAATCCTTTGAAGATCTGATAGTAGCAACTGAGCCACTTCAGGAATACTTAGCCAATGCTGGCTGCCTGAGGCCGCTACGGAGGCTGGAAGACAAGGATCTGCTTATACATGACATTATCATGTTCCAAGTAATACACAGAGTCCGTGGTCCATCTGAaag GTACACCATGCCTCCAAAGGTGACAGCATCACATGAAAAATGCAGATTTGGGACATACACTTTTGATGATGTGAATAATCTGAAGTAA
- the LOC101480778 gene encoding mast cell protease 2-like produces MWFKATSLSMRHAIIGGHEAVPHSRPYMVLLQMNSAGGQRAHCAGFLLNEDFVMTAAHCQAESYTALLGVHNVNSNSEIQRISAEQPFPHKNFNQTSLKNDVMLLKLSTKAKLNDKVKPIALADRDDGSLPKACVISGWGSTENSKYMSVKLLEVNVTLTDNELCANTNKYCSEGEREPGQGDTGGPLVCEDGKAYGVISANRPNPDGSTIQGYTKIPDHRDSIKEHKGKLHSPTTDTVTIIPVSKEHHICVRDAD; encoded by the exons ATGTGGTTCAAAGCCACATCACTGAGCATGC GTCATGCGATCATTGGAGGTCACGAGGCTGTGCCTCACAGCAGACCTTACATGGTGCTTTTGCAGATGAACAGCGCAGGTGGTCAAAGAGCCCACTGTGCTGGCTTCCTTCTCAATGAGGATTTTGTGATGACTGCTGCACACTGCCAAGCCGA GTCTTACACTGCCTTACTAGGAGTTCACAATGTGAATAGTAATAGCGAAATACAGCGCATATCTGCGGAACAACCATTTCCACATAAAAACTTCAACCAAACCTCTTTAAAAAATGATGTAATGCTTCTGAAG TTGAGCACCAAGGCAAAGTTGAACGACAAAGTGAAACCCATCGCTCTTGCTGACCGTGATGATGGATCTCTGCCAAAAGCATGTGTCATTTCTGGTTGGGGAagcacagaaaacagcaaatATATGTCTGTCAAACTCCTGGAAGTAAATGTGACCCTGACTGACAATGAGCTGTGTGCTAACACAAACAAGTACTGCTCTGAGGGTGAGAGAGAACCTGGTCAG GGAGACACTGGTGGTCCATTAGTCTGTGAAGATGGAAAGGCATATGGGGTGATATCCGCCAACAGACCAAACCCAGATGGCTCAACAATTCAGGGTTATACTAAGATACCTGACCACAGAGACTCCATCAAAGAACATAAGGGAAAGTTACATTCTCCGACAACCGATACAGTAACCATCATTCCTGTTTCTAAGGAACATCATATTTGTGTTAGAGATGCTGATTAG